The proteins below are encoded in one region of Streptomyces roseirectus:
- a CDS encoding flavin-containing monooxygenase: MAQPSESTAPIQSRHTAPTPADRPVYIIGGGPGGLAAAYALKAKGIRAVVLEKADRLGDSWRRHYDRLHLHTTRRLSALPGLPMPRRFGRWVARADVVRYLEKYAEHHELDIVTGVEVSIVERTPDGTGWLLRATGGRELTGSAVIVATGYNHTPYLPGWTGRESYTGPLTHAVEYRNGARYKGKDVLVVGVGNTGAEIAVDLVENGAARVLLAVRTVPHIVRRSTAGWAAQYTGILVRRLPAAVVDRLARPMAKLSIPDLSAHGLPRPDTGLYSRAKAGAIPVQDVGLISAIRKGKVEVVGAVEGFEDGEVLLAGGQRVRVDAVVAATGYSRALEGLVGHLGVLDADGRPVVNGARSPKGAAGLYFTGFVTPISGTFREVGLDAERIAKRIAKDRRA; this comes from the coding sequence ATGGCACAGCCCAGCGAATCCACAGCGCCGATACAGTCCCGGCACACGGCCCCCACCCCGGCCGACCGTCCCGTCTACATCATCGGCGGCGGACCGGGCGGCCTCGCGGCGGCGTACGCGCTGAAGGCGAAGGGGATCCGGGCGGTCGTGCTGGAGAAGGCCGACCGGCTGGGGGACTCCTGGCGGCGCCACTACGACCGTCTGCATCTGCACACGACCCGTCGGCTCTCCGCGCTGCCGGGGCTGCCGATGCCGCGCAGGTTCGGCCGCTGGGTGGCCCGCGCGGACGTGGTCCGGTACCTGGAGAAGTACGCCGAGCACCACGAGCTGGACATCGTCACCGGCGTCGAGGTCTCCATCGTCGAGCGCACCCCCGATGGCACCGGCTGGCTCCTGAGAGCTACGGGTGGACGGGAGCTGACCGGTTCGGCGGTGATCGTCGCGACCGGCTACAACCACACCCCCTACCTCCCGGGATGGACAGGACGTGAGTCGTACACCGGGCCCCTGACGCACGCCGTCGAGTACCGCAACGGCGCCCGGTACAAGGGCAAGGACGTCCTCGTCGTCGGCGTCGGCAACACGGGCGCCGAGATCGCCGTGGACCTGGTGGAGAACGGCGCGGCCCGGGTGCTGCTGGCCGTGCGGACGGTCCCGCACATCGTGCGGCGCTCGACGGCCGGCTGGGCGGCGCAGTACACGGGGATCCTCGTACGCCGCCTGCCCGCCGCCGTCGTGGACCGACTCGCCCGCCCCATGGCCAAGTTGAGCATCCCCGACCTCTCGGCACACGGGCTGCCCCGGCCCGACACCGGGCTCTACAGCCGGGCCAAGGCGGGCGCGATCCCGGTGCAGGACGTCGGGCTGATCAGCGCGATCCGCAAGGGCAAGGTCGAAGTCGTGGGCGCCGTCGAGGGGTTCGAGGACGGCGAGGTGCTGCTGGCCGGCGGACAGCGGGTGCGCGTCGACGCCGTCGTCGCCGCGACCGGCTACTCCCGGGCGTTGGAAGGGCTCGTGGGCCACCTCGGCGTGCTGGACGCGGACGGGCGGCCGGTCGTGAACGGGGCGCGGTCGCCGAAGGGCGCGGCCGGGCTGTACTTCACCGGGTTCGTCACGCCGATCAGCGGCACGTTCCGCGAGGTGGGGCTGGACGCGGAACGGATCGCCAAACGGATCGCCAAGGACAGGCGAGCGTAG
- a CDS encoding flavin monoamine oxidase family protein, with amino-acid sequence MASERQFSRRTLIGGAGALTLAATAAGPASASAATAKRDVDVAIVGAGLAGLTAARDLVAAGKSVVVLEARDRVGGRVLNLRLANGQVTEGGGEFIGPTQTRMKALADSLGVETFATYNTGDNLLYKDGKRTPYATGGPLGSVPPVDVAGLANAAIVQASLNDMAKQVPIDAPWTAPKADEWDRQTFETWLRANAVVPSAKFLLDVACTSIFSAEPRELSLLFVLYYIAGAGDADHPGTLERLTETAGGAQELRFVGGSQLVPVKLAATLGDRVVLNAPVRSITKSGARYVVSADGATVTASRVVVAVPPPLAARISYDPLMPASRDQLTQRLPMASVAKAIAVYDTPFWRADGLNGQVVSDSGVISSTFDNSPPDASFGALMGFIEADKARQLDAASEAEVRAAVLKDLTTYFGPKAAAPTSFALHRWNNEQYTRGGPVSIAAPGVLTQYGRSLRAPVGGIHWAGTETSVYWMGFMDGAVRSGERVAREVLAAL; translated from the coding sequence GTGGCAAGTGAAAGACAGTTCTCCCGCCGCACGTTGATCGGGGGCGCGGGCGCCCTCACCCTGGCCGCGACGGCGGCCGGCCCGGCCTCCGCGTCGGCGGCGACCGCCAAGCGTGACGTGGACGTCGCGATCGTCGGCGCCGGGCTCGCCGGGCTGACGGCGGCCCGCGACCTGGTGGCGGCCGGTAAGTCCGTCGTCGTCCTGGAGGCCCGCGACCGCGTCGGCGGCCGGGTGCTCAACCTCCGGCTCGCCAACGGTCAAGTCACCGAAGGCGGCGGCGAGTTCATCGGCCCGACGCAGACCCGCATGAAGGCGCTCGCCGACTCCCTCGGCGTCGAGACCTTCGCGACCTACAACACCGGCGACAACCTCCTCTACAAGGACGGCAAGAGGACCCCCTACGCCACCGGCGGCCCGCTCGGCTCCGTGCCGCCCGTCGACGTCGCCGGACTCGCCAACGCGGCCATCGTGCAAGCCTCGTTGAACGACATGGCCAAGCAGGTCCCCATAGACGCGCCCTGGACCGCGCCCAAGGCCGACGAATGGGACCGCCAGACCTTCGAGACCTGGCTGCGCGCCAACGCCGTCGTCCCGTCCGCCAAGTTCCTTCTGGACGTGGCCTGTACGTCGATCTTCTCGGCCGAACCGCGGGAACTCTCCCTGCTGTTCGTCCTGTACTACATCGCCGGAGCGGGCGACGCCGACCACCCCGGCACGCTGGAGCGGCTGACCGAAACGGCGGGCGGCGCCCAGGAGTTGAGGTTCGTCGGCGGCTCACAGCTCGTGCCGGTCAAGCTCGCCGCGACGCTCGGCGACCGCGTCGTGCTGAACGCGCCGGTCCGCTCGATCACCAAGTCCGGTGCCAGGTACGTCGTTTCGGCGGACGGCGCGACGGTCACCGCGTCCCGCGTCGTCGTCGCCGTGCCCCCGCCGCTCGCCGCGCGCATCTCCTACGACCCCCTGATGCCCGCCTCCCGTGACCAGCTCACGCAGCGCCTGCCGATGGCGTCCGTCGCCAAGGCGATCGCCGTCTACGACACGCCCTTCTGGCGGGCCGACGGTCTCAACGGGCAGGTCGTCAGCGACAGCGGCGTGATCAGCTCGACGTTCGACAACTCCCCGCCGGACGCCTCCTTCGGCGCCCTCATGGGCTTCATCGAGGCTGACAAGGCACGGCAGTTGGACGCGGCGAGCGAGGCGGAGGTGCGGGCGGCGGTCCTCAAGGACCTCACCACCTACTTCGGCCCCAAGGCCGCCGCGCCGACCTCCTTCGCCCTGCACCGCTGGAACAACGAGCAGTACACGCGCGGCGGCCCCGTCTCCATCGCCGCGCCCGGCGTACTCACCCAGTACGGACGGTCGTTGCGTGCCCCGGTCGGCGGAATTCACTGGGCCGGGACGGAGACGTCCGTGTACTGGATGGGGTTCATGGACGGCGCCGTGCGGTCGGGCGAGCGGGTGGCGAGGGAAGTCCTCGCGGCACTCTGA
- a CDS encoding pyridoxine/pyridoxamine 5'-phosphate oxidase has product MTSDLPRLLRTLRVWAPEATSLPPFDPDAAPDTPLPLFERWFTEAVAAGEREPHTVSLATADEDGAPDVRIVMLHGADEDHGWSFASHSTSRKGRQLAVRPQAALAFYWPSLGRQVRVRGRVTTAPDTESQADLHARSTGALAAALTGRQSQVLSSVGELAAASEEAWERAVRDPDAPAPTWTLYRLTPDAVEFFQGDERRRHVRLEYRRARGSWEKALLWP; this is encoded by the coding sequence ATGACCAGCGACCTTCCCCGTCTCCTGCGCACCCTCCGGGTCTGGGCGCCCGAGGCCACCAGCCTCCCGCCGTTCGACCCCGACGCCGCCCCGGACACCCCCCTGCCCCTGTTCGAGCGCTGGTTCACCGAGGCCGTGGCGGCGGGCGAGCGCGAGCCGCACACCGTGTCGCTCGCGACGGCCGACGAGGACGGCGCCCCGGACGTGCGGATCGTCATGCTGCACGGCGCCGACGAGGACCACGGCTGGTCGTTCGCCTCGCACTCGACCAGCCGGAAGGGGCGGCAGCTGGCGGTGCGGCCCCAGGCGGCCCTCGCCTTCTACTGGCCGTCGCTCGGCCGCCAGGTCCGTGTCCGGGGCCGGGTGACGACGGCCCCGGACACGGAGTCCCAGGCGGATCTGCACGCCCGCTCGACGGGCGCGCTGGCCGCCGCGCTCACCGGAAGGCAGAGCCAAGTCCTTTCGTCCGTGGGCGAGTTGGCCGCCGCCTCCGAGGAGGCGTGGGAGCGGGCGGTACGCGATCCGGACGCCCCCGCCCCGACCTGGACGCTGTACCGGCTCACGCCGGACGCCGTGGAGTTCTTCCAGGGCGACGAGCGGCGCAGGCATGTCCGGCTGGAGTACCGGCGGGCGCGGGGGAGTTGGGAGAAAGCACTGCTGTGGCCGTGA
- a CDS encoding expansin EXLX1 family cellulose-binding protein: MVSTSHRRSRPRRLSGALISVIAVAGIALVVSLVVAFRPGGGSHGGDENDAKARAGAGSVVEERSGQSPYPSGSPSPTSSVSPTPSTTGSPSASPSGSAPAAKPSPTPTATPPVRARAGSGAGGGSGSGTVAAAGSADAPLAGRIEPGRTYQGVATAYDIGNGDGACSFGPTSDVMTAAMNTADYETSKACGAYVRVNAGGAAITVRITNECPAPCAPGQLDLSQQAFAKLAPLSTGRIPISWSLVSPGVDGNLSVRYKTGSSQYWCGIMVIGHRNPVARLEVRSGGSWLRLARTDYNYFLSEQGAGCGGSLRITDIYGEQLVVDGIAVKANVVQSTGVQFRQR, from the coding sequence GTGGTATCCACATCGCACCGGCGCAGCCGGCCCCGTCGCCTGTCCGGCGCCCTCATATCCGTCATCGCCGTCGCGGGCATCGCCCTGGTGGTCTCGCTGGTCGTCGCGTTCCGGCCGGGCGGCGGGTCCCACGGGGGTGACGAGAACGACGCGAAGGCGCGCGCCGGTGCGGGGAGCGTCGTGGAGGAGCGGTCCGGGCAGTCCCCGTACCCCTCGGGCAGCCCCTCCCCTACCTCCTCGGTATCCCCCACCCCGAGTACTACGGGTTCCCCCTCGGCCTCGCCCTCCGGGTCCGCCCCCGCCGCGAAGCCCTCTCCCACGCCCACCGCCACCCCGCCCGTCCGCGCGCGAGCCGGTTCCGGTGCGGGCGGCGGGTCGGGCTCAGGCACCGTCGCCGCCGCCGGAAGCGCCGACGCCCCGCTCGCCGGCCGTATCGAGCCCGGCCGGACGTACCAGGGCGTCGCCACGGCGTACGACATCGGCAACGGCGACGGTGCCTGCTCCTTCGGGCCCACGAGCGACGTCATGACCGCCGCGATGAACACCGCCGACTACGAGACGTCCAAGGCGTGCGGCGCGTACGTGCGGGTCAACGCGGGCGGCGCCGCCATCACCGTGCGGATCACCAACGAGTGCCCGGCGCCCTGCGCGCCCGGTCAACTCGACCTGAGCCAGCAGGCGTTCGCGAAGCTGGCGCCGCTGTCCACCGGGCGGATCCCGATCTCGTGGAGCCTGGTCAGCCCGGGTGTCGACGGGAACCTGTCCGTGCGCTACAAGACCGGGTCCTCGCAGTACTGGTGCGGGATCATGGTCATCGGGCACCGCAACCCGGTGGCCCGCCTGGAGGTGCGCAGCGGGGGTTCGTGGCTGCGGCTCGCGCGGACCGATTACAACTACTTCCTGTCGGAGCAGGGCGCCGGGTGCGGCGGGTCGCTGCGGATCACCGACATCTACGGGGAGCAGCTGGTCGTGGACGGGATCGCAGTGAAGGCGAACGTCGTGCAGTCGACGGGGGTGCAGTTCCGGCAGCGGTGA